The DNA segment TCCCCATCACCGGCATCCTCGGTGACCAGCAGGCAGCCACCTTTGGCCAGCTCTGCTTCCAACCCGGCGAAGCCAAAAACACCTACGGCACCGGCCTGTTCCTCCTCATGAACACCGGTACTGAACCCAAGTTTTCCGAGCATGGACTCATCACCACCGTCTGCTACCAGATTGGTGACGACAAGCCCGTATACGCCCTGGAAGGTTCGGTCGCCATGGGAGGCTCCCTAGTCCAGTGGCTGCGCGACAACCTAAAGATGATCCCCAACGCCGCCTCCTGCGACAGGCTAGCCGAAACCGTTGCGGACAACGGCGGCGTCTACTTCGTCCCCGCCTTCTCCGGCCTACTCGCACCCCGCTGGCGCGACGATGCCCGCGGAGTCATCGTCGGCCTCACCCGCTACGCCAACCGTGGCCACATCGCTCGCTCCGTCCTGGAAGCCACCGCCTACCAGACTCGTGAACTGGTGGACGCCATGGTTGCTGACTCCGGTGTTAAACTCACCGAACTCAAGGTCGACGGCGGCATGGTGAAGTCCAAGCCCCTCATGCAGTTCCAGGCAGACCTGCTAGACGTCCCCGTCATCCGCCCACAGGTGGCTGAAACCACCGCCCTGGGTGCCGCCTACGCCGCCGGCCTGCACGTCGGTTACTGGGAGAACGTCGACGAACTGAAAGCCAACTGGAACGAGGACAAGCGCTGGGATCCCGATATGGAGTCCGCCGAACGCGACCGCCTCTTCTCTGAATGGAACAAGGCCGTCGAACGCACCTACGGATGGGAAGAATAACCACTCACTCCCCACCCGCAAGGGCCACAACATAACAACTCCAGACAGTACATGTGGGGCGCCCCGGTTGGGGCGCCCCACATGTCTATGGTTTTCTATGGTTTCTCTGGAGTGAGTACGCGGCGCTGGTGGCAGCGTCCGCGGCGCACGCACTTAGGCGAGGAAACTCACTTGGA comes from the Lawsonella clevelandensis genome and includes:
- the glpK gene encoding glycerol kinase GlpK, whose translation is MTDKKYIAAIDEGTTSARCIIFDHDGEIVSVGQMEFEQIFPQKGWVEHNPIEIWDCVRRVIGEALADADLAPSDLVALGITNQRETTIVWDKNTGEPVYNGIVWQDTRTAGICRQLAGDDGIYKYQKKTGLPLSSYSSGPKIKWILDNVDGAREKAENGDLLFGTPDTWLLWHLTGGANPEGDDATVHATDVTNASRTLLMDITTMQWDEELCDAMGIPMSMLPEIRPSSGDFGKVRGRSNLADVPITGILGDQQAATFGQLCFQPGEAKNTYGTGLFLLMNTGTEPKFSEHGLITTVCYQIGDDKPVYALEGSVAMGGSLVQWLRDNLKMIPNAASCDRLAETVADNGGVYFVPAFSGLLAPRWRDDARGVIVGLTRYANRGHIARSVLEATAYQTRELVDAMVADSGVKLTELKVDGGMVKSKPLMQFQADLLDVPVIRPQVAETTALGAAYAAGLHVGYWENVDELKANWNEDKRWDPDMESAERDRLFSEWNKAVERTYGWEE